A genomic segment from bacterium encodes:
- the argJ gene encoding bifunctional glutamate N-acetyltransferase/amino-acid acetyltransferase ArgJ, translating to MKDIEGGVTAPAGFKAGTAECGIKTACRPDLMVIASDVPASCAGMFTSNRIKGAPVIVSRENVKHGVARAIVANSGNANVCNGEDGIAAAVAMTGETARMLGCESSEILVASTGVIGRPFPIEKVMKGIPHAVAGLSRNGSGLAARAIMTTDTVPKETAIEIDVADVPVRIGAIAKGSGMICPDIATMFCFITTDVAIEPSSLRKALRQAVDVSFNCITVDGDMSTSDTVFMLASGKAGNAVLRSRSKAFDAFTDGLTEICLRMAKAIVRDGEGATRFITVRVTGAAGRDDARRVGIAIANSPLVKTACFGSDPNWGRIICASGYSGIPIDENLVTISINGTLLFDTGKTLPVDDKEMRRKMSEHEIDIDIDIGMGQAETTIYTSDLSYEYIKINAEYTT from the coding sequence ATTGCTTCCGATGTTCCTGCATCATGCGCGGGCATGTTCACGTCAAACAGAATTAAGGGCGCTCCCGTTATTGTCAGCCGCGAGAATGTCAAACATGGGGTGGCCCGCGCCATAGTGGCAAACAGCGGAAATGCCAATGTCTGCAACGGCGAGGATGGCATTGCGGCTGCGGTTGCCATGACCGGGGAGACCGCTCGTATGCTTGGATGCGAATCATCGGAAATCCTTGTGGCTTCCACGGGGGTCATCGGAAGGCCGTTCCCCATCGAGAAGGTCATGAAAGGAATTCCGCACGCTGTTGCCGGACTTTCCCGTAATGGAAGCGGTTTGGCTGCCCGGGCGATCATGACAACCGATACCGTCCCCAAGGAGACCGCGATAGAAATCGATGTCGCGGATGTTCCGGTAAGAATCGGTGCGATTGCAAAAGGGTCTGGAATGATTTGTCCCGATATAGCCACCATGTTCTGCTTTATAACAACCGATGTCGCCATTGAACCGTCCTCGCTGAGAAAAGCGCTCCGTCAGGCTGTGGATGTAAGTTTCAACTGTATTACAGTTGACGGGGATATGTCGACCAGTGACACTGTTTTCATGCTTGCCAGCGGTAAAGCCGGTAATGCCGTGCTCAGGAGCCGCTCGAAGGCGTTCGATGCCTTCACCGATGGCCTGACCGAGATTTGTCTCCGCATGGCAAAAGCGATTGTACGGGACGGCGAAGGGGCGACACGATTTATTACGGTGAGGGTTACCGGGGCGGCAGGCAGGGATGATGCCCGGCGGGTGGGAATTGCAATCGCAAATTCGCCCCTTGTCAAGACCGCCTGTTTCGGAAGTGACCCCAATTGGGGCCGGATAATCTGTGCATCGGGATATTCGGGGATTCCCATCGATGAGAATCTCGTGACCATTTCCATTAATGGCACACTGCTTTTCGATACGGGGAAAACACTGCCCGTGGACGATAAGGAAATGCGGAGAAAGATGTCTGAACACGAGATCGATATCGATATAGATATCGGGATGGGGCAGGCGGAAACGACTATTTACACATCCGATCTGTCGTATGAATATATAAAGATCAATGCCGAATATACAACTTGA